One Canis lupus familiaris isolate Mischka breed German Shepherd chromosome 20, alternate assembly UU_Cfam_GSD_1.0, whole genome shotgun sequence genomic region harbors:
- the QARS1 gene encoding glutamine--tRNA ligase isoform X1 produces the protein MAALDSLSLFTGLGLSEHKARETLKNTALSAQLREAATQAQQTLGSTIDKATGTLLYGLASRLRDPRRLSFLVSYIANKKIHTELQLSAALEYVRSHPLDPINTEDFEQECGVGVMVTPEQIEEAVEAAINRHRPQLLEERYRFNMGLLMGEARAVLKWADGKMIKHEVDMQVLHLLGPKTETDLEKKPKVSKARLEEKDQRTAKVLMENGEAADQTLSLIEQLRGEALKFHKPGELADQNPGGGLILALAGENYKTPGYVTTPHTMDLLKQHLEITGGQVRTRFPPEPNGILHIGHAKAINFNFGYAKANNGICFLRFDDTNPEKEEAKFFTAICDMVTWLGYTPYKVTYASDYFDQLYAWAVELIHRGQAYVCHQRGEELKGHNSLPSPWRDRPIEESLLLFEAMRKGKFAEGEATLRMKLVMEDGKMDPVAYRVKYTPHHRTGDTWCIYPTYDYTHCLCDSIEHITHSLCTKEFQARRSSYFWLCNALDVYCPVQWEYGRLNLHYAVVSKRKILQLVAAGAVRDWDDPRLFTLTALRRRGFPPEAINNFCARVGVTVAQTTMEPHLLEACVRDVLNDTAPRAMAVLEPLQVIITNFPSTKSLDIQVPNFPADETKGFHQIPFGSMIFIERTDFKEEPEPGYKRLAWGQPVGLRHTGYVIELQHVVKGPSGCVESLEVTCRRADAAEKPKAFIHWVSQPLTCEIRLYERLFQHKNPEDPAEVPGGFLSDLNPASLQVVEAALVDCSVALAKPFDKFQFERLGYFSLDPDSCQGQLVFNRTVTLKEDPGKV, from the exons ATGGCGGCTCTGGACTCCCTGTCACTCTTCACTGGCCTTGGCCTGAGCGAACATAAGGCCAGGGAGACGCTCAAGAACACGGCTCTGAGCGCGCAGCTGCGCGAGGCGGCAACCCAG GCACAGCAGACTCTGGGCTCCACCATTGACAAAGCTACCGGGACCCTGCTGTATGGCTTGGCATCCCGACTAAGGGATCCCCGGCGTCTCTCTTTCCTTGTGAGCTACATAGCCAATAAGAAGATCCACACGGAGCTCCAGCTGAGTG CTGCCCTTGAATATGTGCGAAGTCATCCCCTGGACCCCATCAACACCGAGGACTTTGAGCAGGAATGTGGAGTGGGTGTCATGGTGACCCCAGAGCAGATTGAGGAGGCT GTGGAGGCTGCCATAAATCGCCACCGTCCCCAGCTCCTGGAGGAGCGTTATCGTTTCAACATGGGACTGCTGATGG GAGAGGCTCGAGCTGTGCTCAAGTGGGCAGATGGCAAAATGATCAAGCACGAAGTGGACATGCAG gttctTCACCTTCTGGGTCCCAAGACTGAGACTGATCTGGAGAAGaaacccaag GTATCAAAAGCTCGGCTAGAAGAAAAAGACCAGAGGACAGCAAAGGTCCTGATGGAGAATG GTGAGGCTGCAGACCAGACCCTGTCTCTGATTGAGCAGCTTCGAGGGGAAGCACTTAAGTTCCACAAGCCTGGTGAGCTGGCAGATCAAAACCCCGGGGGAGG GCTTATTCTGGCCCTGGCAGGTGAGAACTACAAGACCCCAGGCTATGTGACCACTCCACATACCATGGATCTACTGAAGCAGCACCTGGAGATCACTGGAGGACAG GTACGTACTCGGTTCCCGCCAGAACCCAATGGAATCCTGCACATAGGACATGCCAAAGCCATCAATTTCAACTTCGGCTATGCCAAG GCCAACAATGGGATCTGTTTTCTGCGCTTTGATGACACCAATCCTGAGAAAGAGGAAGCAAAGTTCTTCACTGCCATCTGTGACATGGTGACCTGGCTGG GTTACACTCCTTACAAGGTTACATATGCCTCTGACTATTTTGACCAGCTGTATGCCTGGGCTGTGGAACTCATCCATAG GGGCCAGGCCTATGTGTGCCACCAGCGAGGAGAGGAACTCAAGGGGCATAACTCATTGCCCTCACCCTGGAGAGACCGTCCAATAGAGGAGTCACTGCTGCTCTTTGAG GCAATGCGCAAGGGCAAGTTTGCGGAGGGTGAGGCCACACTGCGGATGAAGCTGGTGATGGAGGATGGCAAGATGGACCCTGTGGCCTATCGAGTCAAGTATACACCACACCATCGCACAGGGGACACCTG GTGCATCTATCCCACCTATGACTACACACACTGCCTCTGTGACTCCATCGAGCACATCACCCACTCACTCTGCACCAAGGAATTCCAGGCCCG ACGCTCTTCCTACTTCTGGCTGTGCAATGCATTGGATGTCTATTGCCCTGTTCAGTGGGAGTATGGTCGTCTCAACCTTCACTATGCTGTTGTGTCTAAGAGGAAGATTCTCCAGCTTGTGGCAGCTGGTGCTGTGCG GGACTGGGACGACCCACGGCTCTTCACACTCACAGCCTTACGACGGCGGGGCTTTCCGCCTGAGGCCATCAACAACTTCTGTGCTCGG GTGGGTGTGACAGTGGCACAGACCACAATGGAACCCCATCTGCTAGAAGCCTGTGTGCGTGATGTGCTGAATGACACAGCCCCACGGGCCATGGCTGTGCTGGAGCCATTACAGGTCATCATCACCAACTTTCCTTCTACCAAG TCCTTAGACATCCAGGTTCCCAACTTCCCAGCTGATGAGACCAAGGGCTTCCATCAGATTCCCTTTGGATCCATGATCTTCATTGAAAGGACTGACTTTAAAGAG GAGCCAGAGCCAGGCTATAAGCGCCTGGCGTGGGGCCAGCCTGTGGGCCTGAGGCATACAGGCTACGTCATCGAGCTGCAGCATGTTGTCAAG GGCCCCAGTGGCTGTGTAGAGAGCCTGGAGGTGACCTGTAGACGAGCAGATGCTGCAGAAAAGCCCAAGGCCTTTATTCACTGGGTGTCACAGCCTCTGACTTGTGAGATTCGCCTTTATGAGCGACT ATTTCAGCACAAGAACCCTGAGGATCCTGCTGAGGTGCCTGGTGGATTCTTAAGTGACCTGAACCCA GCATCGCTACAAGTGGTGGAGGCAGCGTTAGTGGACTGCTCTGTGGCCCTGGCAAAGCCCTTTGACAAGTTCCAGTTTGAGCGGCTTGGCTACTTCTCCTTGGATCCAGACAGCTGCCAGGGACAG CTTGTCTTCAACCGGACTGTCACTCTTAAGGAGGACCCAGGAAAGGTGTGA
- the QARS1 gene encoding glutamine--tRNA ligase isoform X2 has product MAALDSLSLFTGLGLSEHKARETLKNTALSAQLREAATQAQQTLGSTIDKATGTLLYGLASRLRDPRRLSFLVSYIANKKIHTELQLSAALEYVRSHPLDPINTEDFEQECGVGVMVTPEQIEEAVEAAINRHRPQLLEERYRFNMGLLMGEARAVLKWADGKMIKHEVDMQVLHLLGPKTETDLEKKPKVSKARLEEKDQRTAKVLMENGEAADQTLSLIEQLRGEALKFHKPGENYKTPGYVTTPHTMDLLKQHLEITGGQVRTRFPPEPNGILHIGHAKAINFNFGYAKANNGICFLRFDDTNPEKEEAKFFTAICDMVTWLGYTPYKVTYASDYFDQLYAWAVELIHRGQAYVCHQRGEELKGHNSLPSPWRDRPIEESLLLFEAMRKGKFAEGEATLRMKLVMEDGKMDPVAYRVKYTPHHRTGDTWCIYPTYDYTHCLCDSIEHITHSLCTKEFQARRSSYFWLCNALDVYCPVQWEYGRLNLHYAVVSKRKILQLVAAGAVRDWDDPRLFTLTALRRRGFPPEAINNFCARVGVTVAQTTMEPHLLEACVRDVLNDTAPRAMAVLEPLQVIITNFPSTKSLDIQVPNFPADETKGFHQIPFGSMIFIERTDFKEEPEPGYKRLAWGQPVGLRHTGYVIELQHVVKGPSGCVESLEVTCRRADAAEKPKAFIHWVSQPLTCEIRLYERLFQHKNPEDPAEVPGGFLSDLNPASLQVVEAALVDCSVALAKPFDKFQFERLGYFSLDPDSCQGQLVFNRTVTLKEDPGKV; this is encoded by the exons ATGGCGGCTCTGGACTCCCTGTCACTCTTCACTGGCCTTGGCCTGAGCGAACATAAGGCCAGGGAGACGCTCAAGAACACGGCTCTGAGCGCGCAGCTGCGCGAGGCGGCAACCCAG GCACAGCAGACTCTGGGCTCCACCATTGACAAAGCTACCGGGACCCTGCTGTATGGCTTGGCATCCCGACTAAGGGATCCCCGGCGTCTCTCTTTCCTTGTGAGCTACATAGCCAATAAGAAGATCCACACGGAGCTCCAGCTGAGTG CTGCCCTTGAATATGTGCGAAGTCATCCCCTGGACCCCATCAACACCGAGGACTTTGAGCAGGAATGTGGAGTGGGTGTCATGGTGACCCCAGAGCAGATTGAGGAGGCT GTGGAGGCTGCCATAAATCGCCACCGTCCCCAGCTCCTGGAGGAGCGTTATCGTTTCAACATGGGACTGCTGATGG GAGAGGCTCGAGCTGTGCTCAAGTGGGCAGATGGCAAAATGATCAAGCACGAAGTGGACATGCAG gttctTCACCTTCTGGGTCCCAAGACTGAGACTGATCTGGAGAAGaaacccaag GTATCAAAAGCTCGGCTAGAAGAAAAAGACCAGAGGACAGCAAAGGTCCTGATGGAGAATG GTGAGGCTGCAGACCAGACCCTGTCTCTGATTGAGCAGCTTCGAGGGGAAGCACTTAAGTTCCACAAGCCTG GTGAGAACTACAAGACCCCAGGCTATGTGACCACTCCACATACCATGGATCTACTGAAGCAGCACCTGGAGATCACTGGAGGACAG GTACGTACTCGGTTCCCGCCAGAACCCAATGGAATCCTGCACATAGGACATGCCAAAGCCATCAATTTCAACTTCGGCTATGCCAAG GCCAACAATGGGATCTGTTTTCTGCGCTTTGATGACACCAATCCTGAGAAAGAGGAAGCAAAGTTCTTCACTGCCATCTGTGACATGGTGACCTGGCTGG GTTACACTCCTTACAAGGTTACATATGCCTCTGACTATTTTGACCAGCTGTATGCCTGGGCTGTGGAACTCATCCATAG GGGCCAGGCCTATGTGTGCCACCAGCGAGGAGAGGAACTCAAGGGGCATAACTCATTGCCCTCACCCTGGAGAGACCGTCCAATAGAGGAGTCACTGCTGCTCTTTGAG GCAATGCGCAAGGGCAAGTTTGCGGAGGGTGAGGCCACACTGCGGATGAAGCTGGTGATGGAGGATGGCAAGATGGACCCTGTGGCCTATCGAGTCAAGTATACACCACACCATCGCACAGGGGACACCTG GTGCATCTATCCCACCTATGACTACACACACTGCCTCTGTGACTCCATCGAGCACATCACCCACTCACTCTGCACCAAGGAATTCCAGGCCCG ACGCTCTTCCTACTTCTGGCTGTGCAATGCATTGGATGTCTATTGCCCTGTTCAGTGGGAGTATGGTCGTCTCAACCTTCACTATGCTGTTGTGTCTAAGAGGAAGATTCTCCAGCTTGTGGCAGCTGGTGCTGTGCG GGACTGGGACGACCCACGGCTCTTCACACTCACAGCCTTACGACGGCGGGGCTTTCCGCCTGAGGCCATCAACAACTTCTGTGCTCGG GTGGGTGTGACAGTGGCACAGACCACAATGGAACCCCATCTGCTAGAAGCCTGTGTGCGTGATGTGCTGAATGACACAGCCCCACGGGCCATGGCTGTGCTGGAGCCATTACAGGTCATCATCACCAACTTTCCTTCTACCAAG TCCTTAGACATCCAGGTTCCCAACTTCCCAGCTGATGAGACCAAGGGCTTCCATCAGATTCCCTTTGGATCCATGATCTTCATTGAAAGGACTGACTTTAAAGAG GAGCCAGAGCCAGGCTATAAGCGCCTGGCGTGGGGCCAGCCTGTGGGCCTGAGGCATACAGGCTACGTCATCGAGCTGCAGCATGTTGTCAAG GGCCCCAGTGGCTGTGTAGAGAGCCTGGAGGTGACCTGTAGACGAGCAGATGCTGCAGAAAAGCCCAAGGCCTTTATTCACTGGGTGTCACAGCCTCTGACTTGTGAGATTCGCCTTTATGAGCGACT ATTTCAGCACAAGAACCCTGAGGATCCTGCTGAGGTGCCTGGTGGATTCTTAAGTGACCTGAACCCA GCATCGCTACAAGTGGTGGAGGCAGCGTTAGTGGACTGCTCTGTGGCCCTGGCAAAGCCCTTTGACAAGTTCCAGTTTGAGCGGCTTGGCTACTTCTCCTTGGATCCAGACAGCTGCCAGGGACAG CTTGTCTTCAACCGGACTGTCACTCTTAAGGAGGACCCAGGAAAGGTGTGA